The nucleotide window CGCCCACCCGCAACATGCGCAGCGAAATCGGCGTGGTCAGTCCGTTGGCTTCGAATGCGGTCGAGAGCGGCAAGCCCGACTCCACCGCGCCCTTCGCCAGTTGCAGGCCGCTCTTCACATTGGCCGACACCATGCCCTGCACTGTTTCAATGGCCTGCACGATCGTGATGCCTCCTTCGTTCAGCATGCCGAGTGTCAGGTACAGCCGCGACAGCTCATAGATCTTGACCCGCTCGCCGATGCCGGGCAGCTTGCCCAGCAGGCGCACCAGGCCGCCATTCGCCATCAGCCGGCGCGCTATCGCGACGAGCGCGGCCACCAGGAGCACGAGGCCCGCCACCAGCGCGCCGGTATGCGCTCCGGCGAACTGGCCCCACGACAGCATCACTTGGGAAAGCCACGGCAGGTTGCGGCCGGCGCCCTGGTAGACCTCGGCGAAGCGCGGCACCACGTAGCCGATCAGGAACATCGACACGCCGCCGCCCACCAGCAGCAGGATACACGGGTAGATGGCGGCGCTGACGATCTTCGCCCGGACGATATCGATGCGCTGCTGATAGTCGATGTAGCGCTCCAGGGAGCGCGGCAGGTCGCTGGTGCCTTCGGCGGCGCGCACGATGCCGACATACAGCGGCGGGAACAACTGGGGCTGCTCGGCCAGCACGGTGGAAAACCGCTGGCCTTCGCGCAGGCCGCCCAGCAGGCGTTCCAGCACGCCCCGCGTGGCGGGGCTGGCTTCCTTTTCCAGCAAGGCCTCGAGTGCCTCGACGATCCCCAGGCCCGCTCTCAACAGCGCCAGCAGCTCCTGGCTGAACAGCACCAGCGAGAGCGCTTTTGCCTGGCCGCGCCGCAGCGCGCCGCGCACCGGATGGATCGCGCTGACGAACAGGCCGCGCGCCTCGACCTGGCGCCGCGCGTCGGCCTCGTCGCGGCCATCGACCACGAGGTGGCCGATCACCATTTCCGGCGACAGGGTGCGGACGTCGAACTGCATGGGATCGCTGCCGGGAACGGGTTATTGCGAAGTGATGTCGGCGTTGTCGGCAGTGCCGCCCGGTTGGCCGTCCTTGCCCAGGGAAGTGATTTCGTAGTCGCCGCGCGTGCCGGGTGCCTTGTACTGGTAAGGCTGGCCCCACGGATCGGGCGGCACGCCTTTCTTCAGGTACGGGCCGTTCCATTTCGCGCCCGCTGTGGCCGGCGCCGCGAGCAGCGCCGCCAGGCCTTCTTCCGTGGTCGGGTAACGGCCGACATCGAGCCGGTATGTGTCGAGGGACTTTTCAAATGCCTCGATCTGCGCCTTTGCCACCGTGACTTCCGACTTGCCCAGTTGCGAGAAATACTTGGGACCGACATAGGCCGCCAGCAGGCCGATGATGACGATCACCACCAGCAGCTCGAGCAGCGTGAAACCGCGAGCATGCCGCTGACCAGACTGCTTTTTGCACTGCTTCCTGCACTGCGTTTTCGACATTGCTGCGCACATCCGAAACAACCTCCGATTGCCGAGTTGACGGTGAAGGCTACCACGTCATTTGCGGGTTAGACAATTTTTTATTCGCGACATGCAAAGCCGGAGCGGCGGGAGCCGCTCCGGCATGGCCTGCCCCGCCCAGCGGGAGCATGAGATGGCGGGAAAAGACCGCTACCGCCACGCCTCGGCACGCCGTCTTAAAGGATGAAGCGGACCTTCCGGCTGAGGGGAATCAGTGCGGCCGTGATCGCGAGTGAAATCGCAAGGACCACGAAGGTCATCGCCGACATGCCCACGTCGATGTACGGCTGCAATGTGCGCAGCACGAAGATGTGGACCAGGAAAATGCCGCTGGAATACAGCGCGATGCGCTTGTTGCTGCTATACAGCTTCACGTTGCACGCAATCAGGAAGACGAGCGGGCAGATCAGGATCGCTGAAGCGAAATTGTCGTATCCGCCATCATTGCGGGGATTGGTGTAGTTCCAGTAAGACTCGAGCAGCAGCAGTACCAGGCCCGCGGCGGCGCCCCAGCACAGATACGGCATGGCGATCCGCTTGTGCAGCTGGTATCGATGGATGGCGAAGCCGACGTAGAAAAACGGGAAGGCAAGGAAGAGGAAATTGCGGTGCGTCCAGTTGGTATTGCTGACCCGGTCGAGCAAGGGGTGGGCAAAGAGATGGTAGTTCCCCGCATACTGGATCGCCACGCCGCCGCAGTACAGCAGCGCCGCGACGATCATGACGGTTCGTGGTGGCCGGTGCTGCAAGATGAGCATCAGCAGGGCGGCACCGATCATGCCGCACAGGTACCAGAGATGGAAATAGCCGAAGACGAGGGTGTGCACAGCCTTGGCCAGGCCCGACAGGCCCGGGCTGAGCGCGGGAATCCACAGCAGGCCGTAGACCGCCGTCCAGAACAGGTAAAGGCCGAGTGCACGGCCGAACCAGCGGCGCGCTTCGTTACGCTGCAAGACCGGATAAAAATAAAAGCCGTTGATGATCAGGAATACCGGCACGGCGATACGGAACAAGCCATTGCTCGTCAGGTACCCCAGCGTGGGACTGAAGTCCTGCAGCAATCCCACGTGCAGACCGACCACCATGAACGCTAGTGCCAGTTTCAGGACGTCGATCGACACGTTTCGCTGCAGCATCACGGGCTCATCGACTGCTGCGCCACTGACGCGCGATGGAGA belongs to Pseudoduganella albidiflava and includes:
- a CDS encoding type II secretion system F family protein, whose translation is MQFDVRTLSPEMVIGHLVVDGRDEADARRQVEARGLFVSAIHPVRGALRRGQAKALSLVLFSQELLALLRAGLGIVEALEALLEKEASPATRGVLERLLGGLREGQRFSTVLAEQPQLFPPLYVGIVRAAEGTSDLPRSLERYIDYQQRIDIVRAKIVSAAIYPCILLLVGGGVSMFLIGYVVPRFAEVYQGAGRNLPWLSQVMLSWGQFAGAHTGALVAGLVLLVAALVAIARRLMANGGLVRLLGKLPGIGERVKIYELSRLYLTLGMLNEGGITIVQAIETVQGMVSANVKSGLQLAKGAVESGLPLSTAFEANGLTTPISLRMLRVGERTGDLGPMLTQSAAFYDGEITRWIDRFTRTFEPLLMAGIGLIVGAIVVLLYMPIFDLAGEMS
- the gspG gene encoding type II secretion system major pseudopilin GspG, whose protein sequence is MSKTQCRKQCKKQSGQRHARGFTLLELLVVIVIIGLLAAYVGPKYFSQLGKSEVTVAKAQIEAFEKSLDTYRLDVGRYPTTEEGLAALLAAPATAGAKWNGPYLKKGVPPDPWGQPYQYKAPGTRGDYEITSLGKDGQPGGTADNADITSQ
- a CDS encoding acyltransferase family protein, which encodes MLQRNVSIDVLKLALAFMVVGLHVGLLQDFSPTLGYLTSNGLFRIAVPVFLIINGFYFYPVLQRNEARRWFGRALGLYLFWTAVYGLLWIPALSPGLSGLAKAVHTLVFGYFHLWYLCGMIGAALLMLILQHRPPRTVMIVAALLYCGGVAIQYAGNYHLFAHPLLDRVSNTNWTHRNFLFLAFPFFYVGFAIHRYQLHKRIAMPYLCWGAAAGLVLLLLESYWNYTNPRNDGGYDNFASAILICPLVFLIACNVKLYSSNKRIALYSSGIFLVHIFVLRTLQPYIDVGMSAMTFVVLAISLAITAALIPLSRKVRFIL